A genome region from Natronosalvus rutilus includes the following:
- a CDS encoding ABC transporter permease subunit, whose protein sequence is MNWRLLASKEFGDAIRNYQLYAMAALFGLVFGVFGYIHVRNVRRARVYDYLSAPEPIEFVTMLSLLCIVLIPATGLMLSYEAIVKRRDGGQLTLMLGMPHDRRDVVIGSLVGRYLVFLAPLLLGVVVAVAIIFGFGSTVPLAALAGFTLATASLGLAYVAIGIGLSGLLRSPSWAAVCAFGVFMLFVFVWRVVPDGVVYLLSGLEFPDELPWWRPYVATLSPSVAYERVLDAYVFNRASEDAPSAFGVAVLLAWVILAPLAGYLQFDRADL, encoded by the coding sequence ATGAACTGGCGACTGCTCGCGAGCAAGGAGTTCGGCGACGCGATTCGCAACTACCAGCTGTACGCGATGGCGGCGCTCTTCGGGCTCGTCTTCGGCGTGTTCGGTTACATTCACGTGCGGAACGTGCGACGCGCTCGCGTTTACGACTACCTCTCGGCGCCCGAACCGATCGAGTTCGTCACGATGCTCTCGTTGCTCTGTATCGTGCTGATCCCGGCCACCGGGTTGATGCTCTCGTACGAGGCCATCGTCAAGCGACGCGACGGCGGCCAGCTCACGCTTATGCTGGGAATGCCCCACGACCGACGCGACGTCGTGATCGGGTCGCTGGTCGGGCGATACCTGGTGTTCCTCGCACCGCTACTCCTCGGCGTCGTCGTCGCGGTCGCGATCATCTTCGGGTTCGGTTCGACGGTTCCGCTGGCGGCGCTGGCCGGATTTACGCTCGCCACTGCCAGTCTGGGACTGGCTTACGTCGCCATCGGCATCGGTCTCTCCGGTTTGCTCCGATCGCCCTCCTGGGCCGCCGTCTGTGCATTCGGCGTGTTCATGCTGTTCGTCTTCGTCTGGCGGGTGGTCCCCGACGGCGTCGTCTACCTGCTCTCGGGGCTCGAGTTCCCCGACGAACTCCCGTGGTGGCGCCCCTACGTGGCGACGCTCTCCCCGAGCGTGGCCTACGAACGGGTACTCGACGCCTACGTGTTCAATCGAGCGAGCGAGGACGCCCCGTCGGCGTTCGGCGTGGCGGTCTTGCTCGCCTGGGTGATACTCGCGCCGCTGGCGGGGTATCTGCAGTTCGACCGGGCGGACCTCTAG
- a CDS encoding ABC transporter ATP-binding protein: MTTIALHDVAKRYGDVTALAGIDLEVESGEVFGFLGPNGAGKSTTIDILLRYTYPSSGRVEVLGHDVTSDPVAVRERTGILPEGYAPFETMTGRQHLEYAIAANDADDDPDVLLERVDVAHAADRKAIGYSKGMTQRLGLAMALVGEPELLILDEPSTGLDPHGVRLMRQIVREERDRGATVFFSSHILEQVEAVADRVGILRQGSLIAVDTIDGLRSANEGDGELVVELETADGVRERVAGGETAAGSNPPAGAQVGLEPVVAAVDSLAGVSAVRRDGDALVVACATEAKLDVLDTIREQGATIIDFSTAETSLEELFVSYTEGGR; encoded by the coding sequence ATGACGACGATTGCCCTCCACGACGTCGCGAAACGCTACGGCGACGTCACCGCACTGGCCGGCATCGACCTCGAGGTTGAGTCCGGCGAGGTCTTCGGCTTTCTGGGCCCGAACGGGGCCGGCAAGTCGACGACCATCGACATCCTGCTGCGTTACACCTACCCCTCGAGTGGGCGGGTCGAGGTGCTGGGTCACGACGTGACGAGCGACCCCGTCGCCGTCCGCGAGCGGACCGGCATCCTCCCGGAGGGGTACGCCCCCTTCGAGACGATGACCGGGCGCCAGCACCTCGAGTACGCCATCGCGGCCAACGACGCCGACGACGACCCCGACGTCTTGCTCGAGCGCGTGGACGTGGCTCACGCGGCCGACCGCAAGGCCATCGGCTACTCGAAGGGGATGACCCAGCGGCTTGGCCTCGCGATGGCTCTCGTCGGCGAACCCGAACTCCTGATCCTCGACGAACCCTCGACCGGGCTCGACCCCCACGGCGTCCGACTGATGCGTCAGATCGTTCGCGAGGAACGCGACCGGGGCGCGACGGTCTTCTTCTCGAGTCACATCCTGGAGCAGGTCGAAGCGGTCGCTGACCGGGTCGGCATCCTACGGCAGGGCTCGCTGATCGCCGTCGACACCATCGACGGGCTCCGGTCGGCCAACGAAGGCGACGGCGAACTCGTCGTCGAACTCGAGACGGCCGACGGGGTTCGTGAACGCGTTGCAGGCGGCGAGACTGCTGCGGGATCGAACCCACCGGCGGGAGCACAGGTCGGCCTCGAACCGGTCGTCGCGGCCGTCGACTCCCTCGCGGGCGTCTCTGCGGTGCGCCGGGACGGCGACGCACTCGTGGTCGCCTGCGCGACGGAGGCGAAACTCGACGTGCTGGATACGATTCGTGAGCAAGGGGCAACAATCATCGACTTTTCGACCGCTGAGACGTCGCTCGAAGAGTTATTTGTCTCCTACACGGAGGGCGGGCGATGA
- a CDS encoding RNA-binding protein yields the protein MQVKSRHHLRSDAISEIETAVSNRLGVTLAGDTYERVEFEDSDWEVVLVDGAPEIAYFDDEPFLTVRGANAYDPDYRIVTVDAGAVSFVSDGADVMRPGITEADSEISDGDLVLIAEESHGKVLAIGRARVSGTEMVGEEGKVVDSLHHVGDDLYSFSG from the coding sequence ATGCAGGTCAAATCGCGACACCACCTCCGAAGCGACGCCATCTCCGAGATCGAGACGGCCGTGTCCAACCGTCTCGGCGTTACGCTCGCGGGCGACACCTACGAACGCGTCGAGTTCGAGGACAGTGACTGGGAGGTCGTCCTGGTCGACGGCGCCCCCGAAATCGCCTACTTCGATGACGAGCCGTTCCTGACCGTCCGCGGGGCGAACGCCTACGATCCCGACTACCGGATCGTGACCGTCGACGCGGGCGCGGTCTCGTTCGTCTCCGACGGCGCGGACGTGATGCGCCCGGGGATCACCGAGGCCGATTCCGAAATCTCCGACGGTGACCTCGTGTTGATCGCCGAGGAGTCTCACGGCAAGGTGCTGGCGATCGGGCGCGCTCGCGTCTCGGGGACGGAGATGGTCGGCGAGGAGGGGAAGGTCGTCGACTCGCTGCACCACGTCGGCGACGACCTCTACTCGTTTTCTGGATAA
- a CDS encoding S8 family peptidase — protein MVDNTMSREHISRRTLLHGVGAGVAATALAGQASGRGDEYVVGLRANSGFEVASERANSVRLELEFGDVGKALSGRFSKQAVDALENNPNVRYVEQNGRMHALEQTTPYGIDLVDADVAVDNGETGAGANIAIIDTGIDAQHETLSENLGEGWAAGDAECDTGCGDGPFGGGNGISECLEVWDDDNDHGSHCAGTAAAADNGLGVIGVAPDATLHAVKVLDCSGGGSYDSIAAGIEWAADQSQIDVLSMSLGGSDSSVVRDACQYADQQGKVIVAAAGNDGPCSDCVGYPAAYNEVIAVSATDSNDDLADFSSTGPEVDIAAPGVDTLSSIPRSDYAQFSGTSMACPHVAGAAASLIGAGKDPANVRQLLTDGAEDVGLASNEQGAGRLNVANSLGLDGGDGGDGGDGGDGDTAPAIDQFTTSTKSNGPWSRASVTWSASDADGDLASVTTELLSGTSVLDSQTTSVSGSSVSGEDDLRTRDSPDSVRVTVTDAAGNETSDSQTY, from the coding sequence GTGGTTGATAATACCATGTCACGGGAACACATCTCACGACGAACGCTGCTGCACGGAGTCGGAGCTGGAGTCGCCGCGACGGCACTGGCCGGACAGGCGTCCGGACGGGGCGACGAGTACGTCGTCGGACTACGAGCCAACAGCGGATTCGAGGTCGCCAGCGAGCGAGCTAACAGTGTCCGGCTCGAACTCGAGTTCGGCGACGTCGGCAAAGCACTCTCGGGACGATTCTCCAAGCAGGCGGTCGACGCCCTCGAGAACAATCCAAACGTTCGCTACGTCGAGCAAAACGGCCGGATGCACGCCCTCGAGCAGACGACACCGTACGGCATCGACCTGGTAGACGCCGACGTGGCGGTCGACAACGGCGAGACCGGCGCCGGCGCCAACATCGCGATCATCGACACGGGCATCGACGCCCAGCACGAGACGCTCTCGGAAAATCTCGGCGAGGGTTGGGCCGCGGGCGACGCGGAGTGCGACACCGGCTGTGGCGACGGTCCCTTCGGCGGCGGCAACGGCATCAGCGAGTGTCTCGAGGTCTGGGACGACGACAACGATCACGGGAGCCACTGCGCGGGGACGGCCGCCGCGGCCGACAACGGGCTGGGCGTCATCGGCGTCGCCCCGGACGCCACCCTGCACGCGGTCAAGGTGCTGGACTGTTCGGGCGGTGGCTCGTACGACAGTATCGCCGCGGGTATCGAGTGGGCCGCCGACCAGAGCCAGATTGACGTGTTGAGCATGAGCCTCGGCGGCAGCGACTCGAGCGTCGTCCGCGACGCCTGTCAGTACGCCGACCAGCAGGGGAAGGTCATCGTCGCGGCGGCCGGAAACGACGGCCCCTGTTCCGACTGCGTGGGCTACCCGGCCGCGTACAACGAGGTCATCGCCGTCTCCGCGACCGATTCCAACGACGACCTCGCGGACTTCTCCTCGACCGGACCGGAAGTCGACATCGCCGCTCCCGGTGTCGATACCCTCTCGTCGATTCCGCGCAGCGACTACGCCCAGTTCTCCGGGACCTCGATGGCCTGCCCGCACGTCGCCGGCGCGGCCGCGAGCCTGATCGGTGCCGGCAAAGACCCCGCGAACGTCCGCCAGTTACTGACGGACGGCGCCGAGGACGTCGGCCTGGCCAGCAACGAGCAGGGCGCGGGTCGGCTGAACGTCGCGAACTCGCTCGGACTCGATGGCGGCGATGGCGGAGACGGCGGCGACGGCGGTGATGGTGACACCGCACCCGCAATCGACCAGTTCACTACCTCCACCAAATCGAACGGCCCCTGGTCGCGCGCCAGCGTTACCTGGTCCGCCTCGGACGCCGACGGCGACCTCGCGAGCGTGACGACGGAACTCCTCTCGGGCACCAGCGTGCTCGACAGCCAGACCACGAGCGTCAGCGGCTCGAGCGTCTCGGGCGAGGACGACCTGCGAACCCGCGACAGTCCCGACAGCGTCCGGGTAACTGTGACGGACGCCGCGGGGAACGAAACGAGCGACAGCCAGACGTACTGA
- a CDS encoding DUF1028 domain-containing protein, with protein MTFSICVHETYEDDGEEHDRFGVAVTTRLPGVGTLCPFVSENGAVATQSLVNVDLGRRGIRYVDDGLAVEDALEALLNADEGASNRQLHGVDRDGEFTFSGEDCKDWYGHTSGDGYTVAGNLLTGESVIEATATAYADSRDDETPLAERLIDALAAGHAEGGDKREELRVQSAAVRVATTEERELEPFYDDLRVDATLEPIADLRETFDLAREGYEMALEKYEDAYEEDDIDASEE; from the coding sequence ATGACGTTCAGCATCTGTGTCCACGAGACGTACGAGGACGACGGCGAGGAACACGACCGGTTCGGCGTCGCGGTGACAACCCGGCTTCCCGGCGTCGGCACCCTCTGCCCGTTCGTCAGCGAGAACGGGGCCGTCGCCACCCAGAGCCTGGTGAACGTCGACCTCGGTCGGCGGGGAATCCGGTACGTCGACGACGGACTCGCCGTCGAGGATGCCCTCGAGGCCCTGCTCAACGCGGACGAGGGGGCCTCGAACCGCCAGCTCCACGGCGTCGACCGCGACGGCGAGTTCACGTTTTCGGGGGAAGACTGCAAGGACTGGTACGGACACACGAGCGGCGACGGCTACACGGTCGCCGGCAACCTTCTGACCGGGGAGTCCGTGATCGAGGCGACCGCGACAGCTTACGCCGACTCGAGGGACGACGAGACGCCCCTCGCCGAACGCCTGATCGACGCCCTCGCCGCCGGTCACGCCGAAGGGGGCGACAAGCGCGAGGAACTGCGGGTCCAGAGCGCGGCCGTCCGCGTCGCGACGACTGAGGAGCGCGAACTCGAACCGTTCTACGACGACCTCCGGGTCGACGCGACCCTCGAGCCGATCGCAGACCTCCGGGAGACCTTCGACCTGGCACGGGAGGGCTACGAGATGGCGCTCGAGAAGTACGAAGACGCCTACGAGGAAGACGACATCGACGCGAGCGAGGAGTGA
- a CDS encoding response regulator → MTEEPFDILVIEDNPGDVRLIENGFDESDVSRSLTVVTDGAEALDYLYRRNGFESAAKPDLVLLDLNVPKLTGNAVLERITDDPDFRSTPILVLSGSQSDDHVIETYRLGADGYFVKPVDPHEFISLVKTIGDSLASPGSLPSGEFADVDRPS, encoded by the coding sequence ATGACCGAGGAACCGTTCGACATCCTGGTAATCGAGGACAACCCCGGCGACGTTCGGCTCATCGAGAACGGATTCGACGAGAGCGACGTCTCCCGTTCGCTGACCGTCGTCACCGACGGGGCGGAAGCGCTCGACTACCTCTATCGACGGAACGGCTTCGAATCCGCGGCGAAGCCGGACCTCGTGCTGTTGGATCTGAACGTGCCGAAACTGACCGGCAACGCGGTGCTCGAGCGGATTACCGACGACCCCGACTTTCGTTCGACGCCGATACTCGTTCTCTCGGGATCCCAGTCCGACGATCACGTTATCGAGACATACCGTCTGGGAGCGGACGGCTACTTTGTCAAGCCGGTGGACCCCCACGAGTTCATCTCACTCGTCAAAACGATCGGGGATTCGCTGGCCTCGCCTGGGTCACTCCCTTCGGGAGAATTCGCCGACGTCGATCGGCCCTCGTGA
- a CDS encoding GNAT family N-acetyltransferase, with amino-acid sequence MTDSSRHRSTHFVRPARLEDARAIRTVARESWHAAYDDLLGPDTVEMMTDEWYALEGLRESIQSRDSHLFVAPEPDDDKPDRTDELAGFVHVGQWPDEPAVGHLARLYVRSGHWGCGLGTSLCDHGERAVEDDGYDRIRLEVFTTNERAIDFYEGRGYEPVAEVVEELEGETYRVSLLERSL; translated from the coding sequence GTGACCGACTCGAGCCGCCACCGATCCACTCACTTCGTCCGACCCGCACGCCTCGAAGACGCCCGTGCGATCCGGACCGTCGCCCGCGAGAGCTGGCACGCCGCGTATGACGACCTCCTCGGCCCCGACACCGTCGAGATGATGACCGATGAGTGGTACGCCCTCGAGGGACTTCGCGAGTCGATCCAGTCGAGGGACAGCCACCTGTTCGTCGCCCCCGAGCCGGACGACGACAAGCCGGATCGAACCGACGAACTCGCCGGCTTCGTCCACGTCGGCCAGTGGCCGGACGAACCTGCCGTCGGCCACCTCGCTCGGCTCTACGTTCGCTCGGGTCACTGGGGGTGCGGGCTGGGAACGTCGCTCTGTGATCACGGAGAACGAGCCGTCGAGGACGACGGCTACGACCGGATTCGTCTCGAGGTGTTCACGACGAACGAGCGCGCGATCGACTTTTACGAGGGCCGAGGGTACGAACCCGTTGCCGAGGTGGTCGAAGAACTCGAGGGCGAGACGTATCGGGTGTCGTTGCTCGAGCGCTCGCTGTGA
- a CDS encoding cell division protein SepF — MGLMSKILGSGQTRTADEYVDLNLDDVTPSTGDAGMSVHIAEIGGQVDAIDIKDAVYDGDIVIADITRLRTKDSTTEHIVDELRQVAREVDGDIVQKGDDQLIITPTGIRIGREKLGR, encoded by the coding sequence ATGGGATTAATGAGCAAGATCCTCGGCAGCGGGCAGACGCGCACCGCCGACGAGTACGTCGACCTCAACCTCGACGACGTCACGCCGTCGACCGGGGACGCCGGAATGTCCGTCCACATCGCCGAAATCGGGGGGCAAGTTGACGCCATCGACATCAAGGACGCCGTCTACGACGGCGACATCGTCATCGCGGACATCACCCGCCTGCGCACCAAGGACAGCACGACCGAACACATCGTCGACGAACTCCGACAGGTCGCCCGCGAGGTCGACGGCGACATCGTCCAGAAGGGTGACGACCAGCTCATCATCACCCCGACCGGGATTCGGATCGGCCGGGAGAAACTGGGTCGATAA
- a CDS encoding RNB domain-containing ribonuclease, translating to MSDDVQAAAGTAEGQGPVQISEDLARHLENKREDLFEKFEIRDEFPASVLEEAKELTEDPKADIDAELEDRRDLRDMTTWTTDPIDAQDFDDALSIEEREDEYVLWVHIADVTHYVHPESEMWNEAVERGNTVYLPAYTIHMLPPVLAESVCSLVPNEERLAHTVEMHLDKETLSYDSIDIYKSVIESDERLTYSQAEQRLEDPDAPLHEENKLVYEVANEMHEIRKEDGSLVLNPSRDRAHTIIEECMLKANKAVTHELMWSRGVEAMYRVHPQPTPDEWSKALQEIQDLDGVSIPGDTWDEPRKAVNATLETAPGRQLDKIQWAVMKVMPRAKYMNDPFGGHHALNFEIYGHFTSPIRRLSDLINHWIVYQNDVPENLVALCDRASDKQKAAETCEREYKQFLQEVGLDPMAVNNRGLEVVEDAEEADNTL from the coding sequence ATGAGCGATGACGTACAGGCCGCAGCCGGCACGGCCGAGGGGCAAGGTCCCGTCCAGATCTCCGAGGACCTGGCCCGCCACCTCGAGAACAAGCGCGAGGACCTCTTCGAGAAGTTCGAGATTCGCGACGAGTTCCCCGCGAGCGTTCTCGAAGAGGCCAAGGAATTGACCGAAGATCCGAAAGCGGACATCGACGCGGAACTCGAGGATCGGCGCGACCTCCGGGACATGACGACGTGGACGACCGACCCCATCGACGCCCAGGACTTCGACGACGCGCTCTCGATCGAAGAGCGCGAGGACGAGTACGTCCTCTGGGTCCACATCGCGGACGTGACCCACTACGTCCACCCCGAATCCGAGATGTGGAACGAGGCGGTCGAGCGCGGCAACACGGTCTACCTGCCCGCCTACACCATCCACATGCTGCCGCCGGTGCTGGCCGAGTCGGTCTGCTCGCTGGTCCCCAACGAGGAGCGACTGGCCCACACCGTCGAGATGCACCTCGACAAGGAGACCCTGAGCTACGACTCCATCGACATCTACAAGTCCGTCATCGAGTCCGACGAACGGCTCACCTACTCCCAGGCCGAACAGCGCCTCGAGGACCCCGACGCGCCGCTGCACGAGGAGAACAAGCTCGTCTACGAGGTGGCCAACGAGATGCACGAGATCCGCAAGGAAGACGGCTCCCTCGTCCTGAATCCCAGCCGCGACCGCGCCCACACCATCATCGAGGAGTGCATGCTCAAAGCCAACAAGGCCGTCACGCACGAACTCATGTGGTCTCGCGGCGTCGAAGCGATGTACCGCGTCCACCCCCAGCCGACACCCGACGAGTGGTCGAAGGCCCTCCAGGAGATCCAGGACCTCGACGGAGTCTCCATCCCCGGCGACACCTGGGACGAGCCCCGGAAGGCGGTCAACGCGACCCTCGAGACCGCGCCGGGTCGCCAACTCGACAAAATCCAGTGGGCGGTGATGAAGGTGATGCCCCGCGCGAAGTACATGAACGACCCATTCGGCGGCCACCACGCGCTCAACTTCGAGATTTACGGCCACTTCACAAGCCCCATCCGCCGCCTCTCGGACCTGATCAACCACTGGATCGTCTACCAGAACGACGTGCCGGAGAACCTCGTCGCCCTCTGTGACCGGGCCAGCGACAAGCAAAAGGCCGCCGAGACCTGCGAGCGCGAGTACAAACAGTTCCTCCAGGAGGTCGGTCTCGATCCGATGGCGGTGAACAACCGCGGACTCGAGGTCGTCGAGGACGCTGAAGAGGCAGACAATACGCTGTAA
- a CDS encoding RNA-guided endonuclease InsQ/TnpB family protein, translated as MGVRRTAVVKLAVSDEQRDALHRTAEQYLYCANRTADYCWSDTSFTECKINKRRVRDALYSDLREETDLQAQLVQAAIRRAVEAIKGVIERWKKGQRVACPTFTAETMDYDMRSATFYRRKVSLATVEGRVEPSFVLPADSPTPYERYVLSEGYEFRESTLRYDAATDEFYLNISIRRCEVDGDDAEVSADTEHPNQTVLGIDLGVNSLAVSSTGTFWQGDEYDHWCREFEKRRGAMQQRGTQAAHNALLRLGKREEAWRKQYIHTVANELVAEAVEHGCDVIAFEDLTDIRERLPHAKWHHVWAFRRLFEYVEYKAPEQGVSVEQVEPNHTSQRCSRMDCGFTHEANRHGERFCCQKCGYEVNADYNGAKNIGLRYARKRTHRLCSSPTSGSGDAEVDLRVNGGTVNGKSHRPIAGD; from the coding sequence ATGGGCGTGCGTCGAACCGCCGTCGTGAAACTCGCCGTTTCCGACGAGCAACGCGACGCACTCCACCGAACCGCCGAGCAGTACCTGTACTGTGCGAACCGAACCGCCGACTACTGTTGGTCGGACACCTCGTTCACCGAGTGCAAGATTAACAAACGGCGGGTTCGAGACGCGCTCTACTCCGACCTCCGCGAAGAGACGGACCTACAGGCACAACTCGTCCAGGCCGCGATACGTCGCGCCGTCGAAGCCATCAAAGGCGTTATCGAACGCTGGAAGAAGGGACAGCGCGTCGCTTGTCCGACGTTCACCGCCGAAACGATGGACTACGACATGCGAAGCGCCACCTTCTACCGACGCAAGGTGTCGCTGGCAACTGTTGAGGGCCGGGTCGAACCCTCGTTCGTTCTTCCGGCAGATAGTCCGACACCCTACGAGCGGTACGTCCTCTCCGAGGGCTACGAGTTCCGCGAGAGTACGCTTCGGTACGACGCGGCTACCGACGAGTTCTACCTCAATATCTCGATCCGGCGGTGTGAGGTGGACGGTGACGACGCGGAGGTCTCGGCAGATACTGAGCACCCCAACCAAACGGTCCTCGGCATCGACCTCGGCGTCAACAGTCTCGCCGTCTCCTCGACCGGCACGTTCTGGCAGGGCGATGAGTACGACCACTGGTGTCGTGAGTTCGAGAAGCGACGTGGAGCGATGCAACAGCGCGGCACGCAAGCCGCACACAACGCCTTGCTTCGACTCGGGAAACGCGAAGAAGCGTGGCGCAAGCAGTACATCCACACCGTCGCCAACGAACTCGTTGCGGAAGCCGTCGAACACGGTTGCGACGTGATCGCGTTCGAGGACTTGACCGACATACGCGAGCGACTTCCACACGCGAAGTGGCACCACGTCTGGGCGTTCCGACGCCTCTTCGAGTACGTTGAGTACAAAGCGCCTGAACAAGGCGTCTCCGTGGAGCAAGTCGAGCCGAACCACACGTCCCAACGCTGTTCTCGAATGGACTGTGGATTCACGCACGAAGCCAACCGCCACGGAGAACGCTTCTGTTGCCAGAAGTGCGGGTACGAGGTGAACGCGGACTACAACGGAGCAAAGAACATCGGGCTCCGCTACGCCCGAAAGCGGACACACAGACTCTGTTCCTCGCCCACGTCGGGGAGCGGAGACGCAGAAGTAGACCTGCGTGTGAATGGTGGGACGGTGAACGGCAAGAGCCACCGGCCTATTGCCGGCGACTGA
- a CDS encoding sensor histidine kinase yields the protein MSQKADRSRQQELRTEKSATADSLTLESGLEALRSSPAFHGTVEPLDGLDDLETCEHIALFYRSREERFATVTPFIRQGIERGERVMYVIDDLPKSAILAELRGGDVDVDAALESGQLTFHSLEETYLRSGRFDPDDMLEVYADAIEEAKEEYPALRVTANTNFILDEYATLEDFMAYESRVNDLFRGEDCIALCHYDCERIPPETLVDVIRTHPHLVYEDTVCHNFYYTPPEEFFEPDEPTRDVERMLNTLVDRARARSELNETVAELEESNERLRRFAYVASHDLQEPLRMISSYLQLLDSRYADDLDEEAREYIDFAVDGSDRMREMVNGLLAYSRIDMDEADFERVECDDVVDDVLTDLQVQIDETDATVDLEPLPAVRGEAHQLEQLFSNLVSNAIKYSGDEVPRIEITGEKRGDRCVFSVDDDGIGIDPEYVDQIFDIFNRLHSNDEFQGTGIGLSLCRKIVDHHGGDIWVDSEPDDGTTFYFTLPAAA from the coding sequence ATGAGTCAGAAGGCAGATCGAAGCCGTCAGCAGGAACTGCGGACGGAGAAATCCGCCACCGCCGATTCGCTGACCCTGGAAAGCGGACTGGAGGCGCTTCGGTCGAGCCCGGCGTTTCACGGGACGGTCGAACCGCTCGACGGACTCGACGACCTCGAAACCTGCGAGCACATCGCGCTGTTCTACCGGTCCCGCGAGGAACGGTTCGCCACCGTCACCCCGTTTATTCGACAGGGTATCGAGCGCGGCGAGCGGGTCATGTACGTCATCGACGACCTCCCGAAGTCCGCAATCCTCGCGGAACTCCGCGGCGGCGACGTCGACGTCGACGCGGCGCTCGAGTCGGGTCAACTGACGTTTCACTCGCTCGAGGAGACCTACCTCCGGTCCGGGCGCTTCGACCCCGACGACATGCTCGAGGTGTACGCCGACGCGATCGAGGAGGCGAAGGAGGAGTACCCGGCGCTTCGCGTGACCGCGAACACGAACTTCATCCTGGACGAGTACGCGACCCTCGAGGACTTCATGGCCTACGAGAGCCGCGTCAACGACCTCTTCCGTGGTGAGGATTGCATCGCCCTCTGTCACTACGATTGCGAGCGTATCCCACCCGAGACGCTCGTCGACGTCATTCGAACGCACCCGCACCTGGTGTACGAAGATACCGTCTGTCACAACTTCTACTACACGCCGCCGGAGGAGTTCTTCGAACCCGACGAACCCACTCGCGACGTCGAGCGAATGCTGAACACGCTGGTGGACCGCGCCAGAGCACGGTCCGAACTCAACGAGACGGTCGCGGAACTCGAGGAGTCCAACGAGCGACTCAGGCGGTTCGCCTACGTCGCCTCCCACGACTTACAGGAGCCGCTGCGGATGATCTCGAGCTATCTCCAGTTGCTCGATTCCCGCTACGCGGACGACCTGGACGAGGAGGCGCGGGAGTACATCGACTTCGCCGTAGACGGCTCCGACCGGATGCGGGAGATGGTCAACGGGTTGCTCGCGTACTCGCGAATCGACATGGACGAGGCGGACTTCGAGCGAGTCGAGTGCGACGACGTCGTCGACGACGTGCTGACCGATCTGCAGGTACAGATCGACGAAACCGATGCTACAGTCGACCTCGAGCCGTTACCCGCGGTCCGCGGTGAGGCCCACCAGCTCGAGCAACTGTTCTCGAACCTGGTCTCGAACGCAATCAAGTACAGTGGCGACGAGGTGCCCCGGATCGAGATCACCGGCGAGAAACGGGGTGACCGCTGTGTCTTCTCAGTCGACGACGACGGAATCGGTATCGATCCCGAGTACGTCGACCAGATCTTCGACATCTTCAACCGACTTCACTCGAACGACGAGTTCCAGGGGACCGGTATCGGGCTCTCGCTGTGTCGAAAGATCGTCGACCACCACGGCGGTGACATCTGGGTCGACTCGGAACCGGACGACGGTACGACGTTTTACTTCACTCTTCCCGCGGCGGCGTAG
- a CDS encoding DUF7562 family protein, producing the protein MWLSRWRTETVTCIACGETIPRSEAREYDKYGNRWEREGKTFEYFCKPCDGDLCRYGRDGLEAQLTDLEAGEHSQEAFLRRYLCSLEERRRVEER; encoded by the coding sequence ATGTGGCTCTCCCGGTGGCGAACGGAGACCGTGACCTGCATCGCCTGCGGCGAGACGATCCCGCGATCCGAGGCCCGCGAGTACGACAAGTACGGCAATCGCTGGGAACGCGAGGGCAAGACCTTCGAGTACTTCTGTAAACCCTGCGACGGCGACCTCTGTCGATACGGCCGCGACGGCCTCGAGGCTCAGCTCACCGACCTCGAGGCCGGCGAGCACTCCCAGGAGGCGTTTTTGCGGCGGTATCTGTGTTCGCTCGAGGAGCGCCGGCGGGTCGAGGAGCGGTGA